In the Flagellimonas sp. HMM57 genome, one interval contains:
- a CDS encoding sensor histidine kinase yields MSALKYISKFGSLTRSVLENSIETKVLLRDEIKLLNSYLELESLRFDNFFEYKINVSEDLDTNTTEIPFMVIQPFIENAIIHGLNKKKEGDKKLLISFKKKGDVIFCFIEDNGIGRIASEKLNNTLKKKKKSRGIEITEKRPNLMGKPDSQKSVIEIIDKYDDNNKSTGTRVSIKIGPS; encoded by the coding sequence ATGTCGGCCCTAAAATACATTTCAAAATTTGGAAGCCTTACACGCAGCGTTCTGGAAAATTCTATTGAGACAAAAGTTTTGTTGAGAGATGAAATAAAATTATTAAATTCCTACTTAGAACTAGAATCACTTCGTTTTGACAATTTTTTCGAATATAAAATAAATGTTTCGGAGGATTTAGATACAAATACCACAGAAATTCCTTTCATGGTCATTCAACCCTTCATAGAAAATGCTATTATCCACGGTCTGAATAAAAAAAAGGAAGGTGATAAAAAACTTTTAATAAGTTTCAAGAAAAAAGGGGATGTTATTTTTTGTTTTATAGAGGATAATGGCATAGGCAGAATTGCATCAGAAAAGCTGAACAATACTTTAAAAAAGAAAAAGAAGTCAAGAGGTATAGAAATAACAGAGAAAAGACCGAATCTAATGGGTAAGCCCGACTCGCAAAAAAGTGTAATTGAGATTATAGATAAATATGACGATAACAACAAATCTACTGGCACCAGAGTTTCTATAAAGATTGGCCCATCATAA
- a CDS encoding OmpA family protein has protein sequence MKSINTNIALLFLFMVSFVQAQLKYNDADRNFDNLFYVRAAKQYESIVEKGDDSQEVLQRLGDSYFFNTDMENAAKWYGLLFSKYEKTLDPEYIFRYVHALKGVGNYQLAKAIMKIYTKKKDTSEFTVEQLKDNDEKLDELLNRQPQFYISNLGINTSVADFGTMYYKDKIVFSSSRDSSKLETRLYEWNKQPYLDFFMADTNDLGADLTEVTQFSEILNTRYHEAVAAFIPEGNVIYFTRNNYTGQDLGRDDEGTNHLKMYTAELRGGEWTEAEEVPFNSETYSVGQPALSPDGNFLFFVSDMPGSIGGTDIFMVELLEDGGFSEPVNLGPTINTSGREMFPFVTGEKLYFASDGHLGLGGLDVFESELTSKGFGAPVNLGKPLNSNKDDFAYIVKEHTKRGYFSSNRDGGKGDDDIYSFQRLEDPCEQTVKGSVIRKANAQPIVDVDVELFTTEGKSLGKTKTDPYGAFSFDLKLDCETAYAIRINKDGFLPGEKEFTTTDEKDFENNVPLEIEKELNKLIVNENGVLKIKIDNIYFDLNKANIRPDAAQELDKIVEVMKEYPKMVIKIEAHTDSRGSDRYNEKLSDRRAKSSGNYIVSQGIEANRIESAIGYGEKQLLNECSNGVKCTNEQHDVNRRSEFIVLKLE, from the coding sequence ATGAAAAGCATAAACACCAATATAGCGCTACTTTTTTTGTTCATGGTCAGCTTTGTGCAGGCGCAATTGAAGTACAATGATGCCGACAGAAATTTTGATAATCTCTTTTATGTTAGAGCTGCAAAGCAATATGAAAGTATAGTGGAAAAAGGAGATGATTCCCAAGAAGTACTACAACGCCTTGGTGACTCCTATTTTTTTAATACGGATATGGAAAATGCCGCTAAGTGGTATGGATTGCTCTTTTCAAAGTATGAAAAGACACTTGATCCAGAGTATATTTTTAGATACGTACACGCTTTGAAAGGAGTTGGAAACTACCAATTGGCAAAAGCCATCATGAAAATATATACCAAGAAAAAGGATACTTCTGAATTTACAGTGGAGCAATTAAAGGATAATGATGAGAAATTGGATGAGCTGCTGAACAGGCAACCGCAATTCTATATATCAAACTTGGGAATAAACACTTCAGTAGCCGATTTTGGTACCATGTACTATAAAGATAAAATTGTATTCTCCTCTAGCAGGGATTCTTCAAAATTGGAAACCCGTTTGTACGAATGGAACAAACAGCCCTACTTGGATTTTTTTATGGCAGATACCAATGATCTTGGTGCCGACCTTACGGAAGTAACGCAATTTTCAGAAATACTGAACACCAGATACCATGAGGCCGTTGCTGCATTTATCCCAGAAGGAAATGTCATATATTTTACCCGTAATAACTATACAGGTCAGGATTTAGGCAGGGATGATGAAGGCACCAATCATTTAAAAATGTATACTGCGGAATTACGGGGAGGCGAATGGACCGAGGCTGAAGAAGTACCCTTTAATAGTGAAACCTATTCGGTGGGGCAACCAGCGCTGAGTCCAGATGGCAATTTTCTCTTTTTTGTGTCGGATATGCCCGGGAGCATAGGCGGTACAGATATTTTTATGGTAGAATTGCTTGAAGATGGCGGTTTTTCGGAACCTGTAAATCTTGGGCCGACCATAAATACCAGTGGACGGGAAATGTTTCCTTTTGTCACAGGGGAGAAATTATATTTTGCCTCGGATGGGCATTTAGGCCTTGGTGGTCTTGATGTTTTTGAAAGCGAACTGACTTCTAAAGGATTTGGTGCACCCGTAAATTTGGGAAAACCGCTTAACAGTAACAAAGATGACTTTGCCTATATCGTAAAAGAGCATACAAAAAGGGGATATTTTTCGTCAAATCGTGACGGTGGCAAAGGTGATGATGATATTTACTCTTTCCAGCGTTTAGAAGACCCTTGTGAACAAACGGTAAAAGGGAGTGTTATCAGAAAGGCAAATGCGCAACCTATAGTCGATGTGGATGTTGAGTTGTTCACAACAGAAGGTAAATCCTTGGGAAAAACAAAAACAGACCCCTACGGTGCATTTAGTTTTGACCTTAAATTGGATTGTGAAACAGCATATGCTATCAGAATAAACAAGGACGGATTTCTTCCAGGAGAAAAGGAGTTTACAACAACAGATGAAAAAGACTTCGAGAATAATGTTCCGTTAGAAATAGAAAAAGAATTGAACAAGCTTATTGTGAATGAAAACGGAGTGCTTAAAATTAAGATCGATAATATTTATTTTGACTTGAACAAGGCCAATATTCGTCCAGATGCTGCACAGGAGCTTGATAAAATAGTAGAGGTGATGAAAGAGTATCCTAAAATGGTAATAAAGATTGAAGCGCACACAGATTCTAGGGGAAGTGATCGCTACAATGAGAAACTTTCGGACAGAAGGGCAAAATCAAGTGGAAATTACATCGTTTCACAAGGAATAGAAGCAAACAGGATTGAAAGTGCAATAGGCTATGGAGAAAAGCAATTGCTGAACGAATGCAGCAATGGAGTAAAGTGTACCAATGAACAGCACGATGTAAACCGTAGATCGGAATTCATCGTATTGAAATTGGAATAA
- a CDS encoding RNA polymerase sigma factor, translating to MEANVRFTHQALVEQSKEGNRTAQYQLYGLYVDAMFNVAMRLLTIREDAEDIIQESFVEAFKKLDSFRFDSTFGAWLKRIVINKSINHLKTKRLMLSSLENEGEPSEDVEIEDATSMDIEKIKLGLSQLPEGYKQIITLYLIEGYDHVEIAEILGITNSTSKSQYHRAKKKLVQIVNEL from the coding sequence TTGGAAGCAAACGTACGTTTTACGCATCAAGCTTTGGTAGAACAGAGCAAAGAAGGAAACCGGACTGCCCAGTACCAATTGTACGGGTTGTACGTGGATGCCATGTTCAATGTAGCCATGCGCTTATTGACGATACGTGAGGATGCGGAGGATATTATTCAGGAAAGCTTTGTTGAGGCGTTTAAAAAACTGGATTCATTCCGGTTTGATAGCACATTTGGAGCTTGGTTAAAGCGCATTGTGATCAATAAGAGTATTAACCATTTAAAGACCAAACGGTTAATGTTATCTTCTTTGGAAAACGAAGGAGAACCTTCTGAAGATGTTGAAATAGAGGATGCCACCAGTATGGATATCGAAAAGATAAAACTTGGTTTAAGCCAATTACCAGAAGGGTACAAACAGATAATTACATTGTATTTGATCGAAGGATATGATCATGTGGAAATAGCAGAGATTTTGGGAATAACAAACTCAACTTCTAAATCACAATACCACAGAGCGAAAAAAAAATTAGTTCAAATTGTAAATGAATTGTAA
- a CDS encoding type IX secretion system membrane protein PorP/SprF, whose protein sequence is MLRYNLIKIASLIVLLNFLPLKGQELTVPQLSQYLSDNPFLMSPAYAGIGNYVKVRMAGLTQWVGIEDAPNTQSLSADVRLGNRSGVGFVLYNDSNGETKQRGAKISFAHHLTIDKYEDQYFSFALSFNLNQFRIDIENFDPNNDLGITDDRSSSNPNFDIGTLYRNGGFYASFNIGNILNKDFQKFNQLFEPNVLRNYQLYSGYKHRKNRRSDFEIEPSIFLQYFENDGRSVTDLNTKFKWYDFINYYYAGITYRFLNDQLGKPLYVGPMMGLKKGDFYFGYSYQVIMNEILGYSSGTHVVTVGIDLFQGISNCTCTY, encoded by the coding sequence ATGTTAAGATATAATTTAATTAAAATTGCAAGTCTAATAGTGTTATTGAATTTTCTACCTTTAAAAGGACAGGAACTTACGGTACCACAACTTTCACAATATCTCTCCGATAATCCTTTTCTTATGTCTCCTGCCTATGCTGGCATTGGAAATTATGTGAAGGTAAGAATGGCTGGGCTTACGCAATGGGTTGGCATAGAAGATGCCCCAAATACTCAGTCCCTATCCGCTGATGTTCGATTGGGAAATAGGTCTGGTGTTGGTTTTGTGCTATATAATGATTCCAATGGCGAAACAAAGCAAAGAGGTGCAAAAATATCATTTGCGCACCATTTGACCATTGATAAATATGAAGATCAATATTTCTCTTTCGCGCTATCCTTTAATCTAAATCAATTTAGGATAGACATTGAGAACTTTGACCCAAACAATGATCTTGGAATAACTGATGATAGATCATCGAGCAATCCCAATTTTGATATAGGAACATTATACAGAAATGGCGGTTTTTATGCAAGCTTCAATATTGGCAATATTTTAAATAAGGATTTTCAAAAATTCAACCAACTTTTTGAACCCAATGTCTTAAGAAATTATCAACTCTATTCTGGTTATAAGCATAGAAAGAATAGGCGTTCTGACTTTGAAATAGAGCCATCTATTTTCTTACAATATTTTGAGAACGATGGACGTTCCGTCACGGACCTGAACACCAAATTCAAATGGTATGACTTTATAAATTATTACTATGCAGGTATTACTTATCGATTTTTAAATGATCAGTTGGGAAAACCCCTTTATGTTGGACCGATGATGGGACTGAAAAAAGGGGATTTTTACTTTGGATATTCTTATCAGGTAATCATGAACGAAATATTGGGTTATTCCAGTGGCACGCATGTCGTTACGGTTGGGATAGATCTTTTTCAAGGCATCTCCAATTGTACATGTACATATTGA
- a CDS encoding LytTR family DNA-binding domain-containing protein translates to MILKVVIVEDEKRSRDTLKTLLEEFCKDVQVIATASSVSEAVKVLSVFSPDVVFLDIELQSGVGFDILEQIKDPDFEIIFTTAFEKYAIRAIKFSSLDYLLKPIDLDELKEAVEKARRRMDTNIYRQQIETLMQSIGNDSYKQEKICLATTSGMEFIAIEDVVLCKADGSYTCFVLKNKNTLLVSKHLKEYEILLAEQQFMRVHNSFLINLKEVKKYVKSDGGYIIMSNDMHVSISPRKKDELIESMKKL, encoded by the coding sequence ATGATATTAAAAGTAGTTATTGTAGAAGATGAAAAACGAAGTAGAGACACATTAAAGACCCTTCTGGAAGAATTTTGTAAAGATGTGCAGGTCATAGCTACCGCAAGCAGTGTTTCTGAAGCCGTTAAGGTATTGTCCGTTTTTAGTCCAGACGTTGTTTTTCTGGATATTGAACTTCAGTCTGGAGTAGGCTTTGATATCTTGGAACAAATCAAAGACCCGGATTTTGAAATTATTTTTACTACCGCATTTGAAAAATATGCCATAAGGGCTATAAAATTCAGCTCATTGGATTATTTGTTAAAGCCCATTGACCTTGATGAATTGAAAGAAGCTGTTGAAAAAGCGAGAAGAAGAATGGACACCAATATATATAGGCAACAAATAGAAACCCTCATGCAAAGCATTGGAAATGACTCTTACAAGCAAGAAAAAATATGCCTCGCCACTACTTCTGGAATGGAGTTTATTGCTATTGAAGACGTTGTCCTTTGTAAAGCCGACGGTTCTTACACCTGTTTTGTCCTAAAAAATAAGAATACCCTTTTGGTGAGCAAACACTTAAAGGAGTATGAAATCTTATTGGCAGAACAACAATTTATGAGGGTTCATAATAGTTTTTTGATCAATTTAAAAGAAGTAAAGAAATACGTAAAATCAGATGGCGGATATATTATCATGAGCAATGATATGCATGTGAGTATTTCCCCCAGAAAAAAAGATGAACTTATTGAGTCAATGAAAAAATTGTAA